A genome region from Euphorbia lathyris chromosome 4, ddEupLath1.1, whole genome shotgun sequence includes the following:
- the LOC136225501 gene encoding ribonuclease H2 subunit A isoform X2, producing MESESLPILPIWASKPCIMGIDEAGRGPVLGPMVYGCLYCARSYEKTLSTLHFADSKTLKEDKREELFEMLKANESIGWAVDVIDPRELSTKMLQKNKINLNEISHDSAMGLVAKVLNLGVLLTEVYVDTVGDAEKYRIKLSEKFPSVKFVVAKKADSLYPVVSGASIVAKVTRDRALQEWVLDETAECINRNFGSGYPGDPETKAWLEQHKHQVFGFPTLVRFSWGTCTSHFKDVVEVLWSKVTLGNR from the exons ATGGAATCTGAATCCCTACCAATTCTTCCTATATGGGCGTCCAAGCCCTGCATTATGGGAATCGATGAAGCTGGCCGTGGCCCTGTTCTTG GACCTATGGTGTACGGATGCTTGTACTGTGCACGTTCATATGAGAAAACTCTTTCTACCCTTCACTTTGCag ATTCAAAGACTCTAAAAGAAGATAAGAGAGAAGAACTATTTGAAATGTTAAAGGCTAATGAATCAATTGGATGGGCTGTTGATGTTATTGATCCAAGAGAGCTCTCTACTAAAATGCTACAAAA GAATAAGATCAACTTAAATGAGATATCACATGATTCTGCAATGGGCCTTGTCGCTAAGGTGCTAAATTTAGGAGTTCTTTTGACAGAG GTTTATGTGGATACAGTCGGAGATGCAGAGAAATATAGGATAAAACTATCTGAAAAATTTCCTTCCGTCAAGTTTGTTGTTGCAAAGAAGGCTGATAGTCTTTATCCAGTTGTCAGTGGGGCAAGCATAGTTGCAAAG GTTACAAGAGATCGAGCTTTGCAAGAATGGGTACTTGATGAAACAGCTGAATGCATAAATAGGAACTTCGGCTCTGGATACCCTGGAG ATCCTGAAACCAAGGCCTGGTTAGAACAACACAAACATCAAGTATTTGGATTTCCAACATTGGTTCGCTTCAGTTGGGGGACATGCACATCTCATTTCAAAGACGTTGTTGAAGTTTTGTG GTCCAAGGTAACCCTGGGAAATAGATGA
- the LOC136225501 gene encoding ribonuclease H2 subunit A isoform X1: MESESLPILPIWASKPCIMGIDEAGRGPVLGPMVYGCLYCARSYEKTLSTLHFADSKTLKEDKREELFEMLKANESIGWAVDVIDPRELSTKMLQKNKINLNEISHDSAMGLVAKVLNLGVLLTEVYVDTVGDAEKYRIKLSEKFPSVKFVVAKKADSLYPVVSGASIVAKVTRDRALQEWVLDETAECINRNFGSGYPGDPETKAWLEQHKHQVFGFPTLVRFSWGTCTSHFKDVVEVLWESDKSGEDDCSSSSNGKRQLKLSHFGVSTPKRKSEEMESSGKGRCKFFQARQLDQLTHF, encoded by the exons ATGGAATCTGAATCCCTACCAATTCTTCCTATATGGGCGTCCAAGCCCTGCATTATGGGAATCGATGAAGCTGGCCGTGGCCCTGTTCTTG GACCTATGGTGTACGGATGCTTGTACTGTGCACGTTCATATGAGAAAACTCTTTCTACCCTTCACTTTGCag ATTCAAAGACTCTAAAAGAAGATAAGAGAGAAGAACTATTTGAAATGTTAAAGGCTAATGAATCAATTGGATGGGCTGTTGATGTTATTGATCCAAGAGAGCTCTCTACTAAAATGCTACAAAA GAATAAGATCAACTTAAATGAGATATCACATGATTCTGCAATGGGCCTTGTCGCTAAGGTGCTAAATTTAGGAGTTCTTTTGACAGAG GTTTATGTGGATACAGTCGGAGATGCAGAGAAATATAGGATAAAACTATCTGAAAAATTTCCTTCCGTCAAGTTTGTTGTTGCAAAGAAGGCTGATAGTCTTTATCCAGTTGTCAGTGGGGCAAGCATAGTTGCAAAG GTTACAAGAGATCGAGCTTTGCAAGAATGGGTACTTGATGAAACAGCTGAATGCATAAATAGGAACTTCGGCTCTGGATACCCTGGAG ATCCTGAAACCAAGGCCTGGTTAGAACAACACAAACATCAAGTATTTGGATTTCCAACATTGGTTCGCTTCAGTTGGGGGACATGCACATCTCATTTCAAAGACGTTGTTGAAGTTTTGTG GGAATCTGATAAAAGTGGTGAAGATGAttgcagcagcagcagcaatgGCAAACGGCAACTGAAGTTGAGCCATTTTGGTGTGTCGACGCCCAAGAGGAAGAGTGAAGAAATGGAATCAAGTGGCAAAGGACGATGCAAATTTTTCCAAGCTCGTCAACTTGACCAACTTACTCATTTCTAG
- the LOC136226276 gene encoding DNA-directed RNA polymerase IV subunit 1, producing MEVDLIKEQQVPSAQLTAITFAVSTEAEREKLSVLAIDAVSEVTDPRLGFPNPLSRCFSCGAKDPKSCEGHFGVINFPFTILHPYYISEVVKILNKVCPGCKTIRKESKRNALKSGGIPPNSCKYCGKSTDWYPTMKFSVSSEEICRKTAIIAKITERPQKVSQKNKKILAADYWDIIPKDEQEEENATKPNLRVLSHEQVYHLLKDVDPSFIKMFVLKTDSLFLNNFPVTPNCHRVTEITHAFSNGQRLIFDERTRFYKKLVDFRGIAKELSVRVLDCLKTSKLNPDTSVNNDDLITLQRKINDSASNSSGLRWVKDVVLGKRNDNSFRMVVVGDPNIKLSEIGIPCQIAEKMQISEHLTEWNREKLITCCEVRLLEKGEMHVRREGTLVRIHRIKQLCKGDLIYRPLNDGDVLLINRPPSIHQHSLIALSVKVLPLASALAINPLCCPPFRGDFDGDCLHGYVPQSVDARVELCELIALDKQLTNAQNGRNLLSLSQDSLVAAHLVLEDGVYINLFEMQQLQMFCPHHILSPAIVKAPSLNGCAWTGKQLISMLLPRGFDHDSLQNGVYIHDGELISSRGSFWLRDNDGNLFQSLIKHDQSQFLEFLYIAQEVFCEWLSMRGLSVSLSDLYLCPDLDSWKNMVDDVFCGLQEAKNTSNMKQFMLDSFRDFLAGNGDDDKFAMASDVEHLCYEKQRSAALSQASVDAFKHVFRDIQSLAYKYACKDNALMAMFKSGSKGNLLKLVQHSMCLGVQHSLVPLSFRMPHELSCAGWNKQKDDNDTECAKSYIPSALVEGSFLTGLNPLECFVHSVTSRDSSFSDNADLPGTLTRRLMFFMRDIHTAYDGTVRNAYGNQLIQFSYNTEDGISVTKSSLDKIYDNNNGIGGQPVGSLAASAISEAAYSALDQPISLLEKSPLLNLKNVMECGSKKSNAHKSMSLFLSEKLGRQRHGFEYGALEVQDHLERLLFSDIVAVSRIIFSPKTESRTRYSPWVCQFHVYKEIMKKRSLSVHSVIDILYKRCNSKTNPCDVLIACEDLSTDDNQKEKEDILCITVTIVERSKNSQIKLVTIQDLMIPFLLETVLKGLMEIKKVDILWSDKSKIQKSHNRLDGELYLRVSMSATSDKTRLWNLLVDHCLPIMDMIDWTRSHPDNIRDFCLAYGIDSGWKFFLKNLESATCDVGKSVLPEHLLLVANCLSVTGEFVGLNAKGWKRQREDASVLSPFVQACFSAPGNCFIKAAKDGVTDGLQGSLDALAWGKIPSVGTGHFDIVYSQKGTELSKPIDVYDLLGRQVSASNQTAEFEVPFAQSCKFDKYDFHFACKDGDYHPTRTLKSLRRLITFNDIQRLSLSVSKILKKYPVDQELNETDKSTLMKALYFHPRRDEKIGSGAKDIKVINHPKYGSLCFSVVRMDGTDEDFSYRKCVTRALEIIAPQRARKGVNGW from the exons ATGGAGGTTGATTTAATTAAGGAGCAGCAAGTGCCATCTGCTCAATTAACTGCCATAACTTTTGCTGTTTCAACTGAGGCAGAAaga GAAAAACTTTCAGTTTTGGCAATTGATGCAGTCAGTGAGGTCACTGATCCTAGATTAGGTTTCCCAAATCCATTGTCTCGATGCTTCAGTTGTGGAGCGAAAGATCCAAAATCCTGTGAAG GTCATTTTGGGGTTATCAACTTTCCATTCACAATACTGCATCCTTATTATATATCCGaagttgtaaagattttgaacaAAGTTTGCCCAGGATGTAAAACCATCAGAAAAGAATCCAAG AGAAATGCTCTTAAATCTGGAGGAATTCCACCTAATAGTTGCAAGTATTGT GGAAAGTCAACAGACTGGTATCCTACAATGAAGTTTTCTGTTTCTTCTGAAGAAATCTGCAGAAAAACTGCCATTATAGCAAAAATTACAGAAAGGCCACAGAAAGTGTCccaaaagaacaagaaaatttTGGCAGCTGATTATTGGGATATTATTCCAAAagatgaacaagaagaagaaaatgctACCAAACCTAACCTTAGAGTTCTTTCACATGAACAG GTTTATCATTTGCTGAAGGATGTTGATCCAAGTTTCATAAAAATGTTTGTGTTAAAGACAGATTCACTTTTCCTTAACAATTTTCCAGTAACACCTAATTGCCACCGTGTGACAGAAATAACACATGCATTTTCCAATGGTCAGCGGTTGATATTT GATGAACGGACTAGATTTTACAAAAAGCTGGTTGATTTCAGAGGGATAGCAAAAGAACTGAGTGTTCGTGTTTTGGACTGTCTGAAAACGTCTAAG CTGAACCCAGACACTTCAGTGAATAATGATGATCTCATTACCCTGCAAAGAAAgataaatgattctgcctccaACTCATCTGGTTTGAGATGGGTTAAAGATGTCGTACTTGGTAAACGGAATGATAACTCATTCCGTATGGTGGTGGTTGGTGATCCAAATATTAAGCTTAGTGAAATTGGAATTCCTTGTCAGATTGCAGAGAAGATGCAAATTTCAGAGCACCTGACAGAGTGGAATCGGGAAAAGTTGATCACTTGTTGTGAAGTGCGCCTTCTTGAGAAGGGTGAGATGCATGTCCGCAGAGAAGGTACTCTGGTTCGTATTCATCGTATCAAGCAACTCTGTAAGGGAGACCTCATTTACAGACCCCTAAATGATGGAGATGTTCTGCTAATCAATAGGCCACCATCCATACATCAACACTCTCTCATTGCTCTCTCTGTTAAGGTTCTCCCATTAGCCTCAGCTCTTGCTATCAACCCACTCTGTTGTCCTCCATTTCGGGGAGATTTTGATGGCGACTGTTTACATGGCTACGTTCCTCAATCAGTTGATGCCAGAGTTGAGCTTTGTGAGCTTATTGCTTTAGATAAACAGTTAACTAATGCACAGAATGGCAGGAATCTCCTTTCTTTGAGCCAAGATAGTTTAGTTGCTGCTCACTTGGTCCTGGAGGATGGAGTTTACATTAACCTATTTGAAATGCAGCAGCTGCAAATGTTTTGTCCTCATCATATTTTATCACCAGCCATTGTGAAAGCTCCTTCACTTAATGGTTGTGCTTGGACTGGAAAGCAATTAATCAGTATGCTCCTACCTAGAGGTTTTGATCATGATTCTCTCCAGAATGGTGTTTATATTCATGATGGTGAGCTCATTTCTTCTAGAGGTTCATTTTGGCTACGTGACAATGATGGTAACCTATTCCAAAGTCTAATTAAACATGACCAGAGTCAATTCCTTGAGTTTTTATATATTGCCCAGGAAGTGTTCTGTGAGTGGCTCTCAATGAGGGGCTTGAGTGTTTCTCTTTCTGATTTATATCTGTGCCCTGACTTGGACTCGTGGAAAAATATGGTGGATGATGTTTTCTGTGGATTGCAAGAGGCGAAGAATACATCTAACATGAAACAGTTCATGTTGGATTCTTTTCGGGATTTCCTTGCTGGAAATGGTGATGATGATAAGTTTGCCATGGCTTCCGATGTAGAACACTTGTGTTATGAGAAACAGAGATCTGCTGCACTCAGTCAAGCTTCTGTTGATGCTTTCAAGCATGTATTTCGTGATATTCAAAGTTTAGCCTATAAATATGCATGCAAGGACAATGCTTTGATGGCCATGTTTAAGTCAGGAAGCAAGGGTAATCTGTTGAAACTAGTCCAACATAGCATGTGTCTAGGTGTACAACATTCTCTTGTTCCATTATCCTTCAGAATGCCTCACGAACTCTCTTGTGCTGGTTGGAATAAACAAAAGGATGACAACGATACTGAATGTGCCAAGAGTTACATCCCATCTGCTCTGGTTGAAGGTTCTTTCTTAACAGGCCTAAATCCCCTAGAGTGCTTTGTTCATTCTGTAACAAGTCGAGATAGCTCTTTCAGTGACAATGCTGATCTTCCTGGTACCTTAACACGAAGACTAATGTTCTTCATGCGTGATATACATACCGCATATGATGGAACTGTGAGAAATGCATATGGAAATCAGCTTATTCAGTTCTCTTATAATACTGAGGATGGCATATCTGTGACAAAAAGTAGCCTTGACAAGATATATGATAATAATAAtgggataggtggccaacctgtGGGTTCATTAGCTGCTTCTGCTATCTCTGAAGCTGCATATAGTGCATTAGATCAACCGATTAGTCTACTTGAAAAATCACCTCTTCTAAATCTTAAG AATGTAATGGAGTGTGGTTCAAAAAAGAGTAATGCTCACAAATCAATGTCTCTATTTCTATCTGAGAAACTTGGAAGGCAAAGACATGGTTTTGAATATGGAGCCTTAGAAGTTCAGGACCATTTGGAGAGATTGCTGTTTTCAGATATTGTTGCTGTTTCAAGGATAAT TTTCTCCCCGAAGACTGAGAGCAGGACACGTTACAGTCCTTGGGTTTGCCAGTTTCATGTATACAAG GAAATCATGAAGAAGAGAAGTCTAAGTGTCCATTCTGTTATTGATATCCTTTACAAGCGGTGCAACTCTAAGACAAATCCATGTGACGTGCTAATAGCATGCGA GGATTTATCTACAGATGATAATCAGAAGGAAAAAGAAGACATACTATGTATAACTGTCACTATAGTTGAAAGGTCCAAGAATTCGCAGATAAAATTGGTCACAATTCAAGACCTTATGATTCCATTCCTTCTTGAAACAGTTTTAAAAG GATTGATGGAGATAAAGAAGGTTGATATTTTGTGGAGCGATAAgtcaaaaattcaaaaatctcATAATCGTCTTGACGGTGAACTGTACTTGAGAGTCTCAATGTCAGCAACCTCTGACAAAACAAGATTGTGGAACTTACTTGTGGATCACTGTCTGCCAATAATGGATATGATTGATTGGACACGTAGTCATCCAGATAATATACGTGATTTCTGTTTGGCCTATGGCATAGATTCTGGATGGAAATTCTTTCTGAAG AATTTAGAATCTGCCACGTGTGATGTTGGCAAGAGTGTTCTACCAGAGCATTTGCTTCTTGTAGCAAATTGTCTGTCAGTTACAGGCGAGTTTGTTGGTTTAAACGCGAAAGGATGGAAAAGACAGAGAGAAGATGCATCGGTTCTGTCACCGTTTGTGCAAGCATGCTTTTCT GCACCTGGTAATTGCTTTATCAAAGCTGCTAAAGATGGAGTAACTGATGGTCTTCAGGGGAGCTTGGATGCTTTAGCTTGGGGAAAGATTCCTTCTGTTGGCACTGGACACTTTGACATTGTATACTCTCAAAAG GGTACTGAGCTTTCAAAGCCTATTGATGTGTATGACCTCCTGGGTAGGCAAGTTAGTGCCAGTAATCAGACTGCTGAATTTGAAGTACCTTTTGCACAGAGCTGTAAATTCGACAAATATGACTTTCATTTTGCGTGCAAGGACGGTGATTACCACCCTACTCGTACATTAAAAAGTCTACGGAGATTAATTACGTTCAATGATATTCAAAGACTCTCCCTATCAGTGAGCAAAATCCTGAAAAA GTACCCGGTAGATCAGGAACTAAATGAGACTGACAAGAGTACGTTGATGAAGGCTTTGTATTTTCATCCTCGAAGAGATGAAAAAATTGGATCTGGAGCCAAGGATATCAAG GTAATAAACCATCCAAAATATGGTTCACTGTGCTTTTCAGTAGTCAGAATGGATGGGACGGATGAGGATTTTTCATACCGGAAATGTGTTACTAGGGCTCTTGAGATCATAGCCCCTCAAAGAGCGAGAAAAGGAGTTAACGGATGGTAA